The following are from one region of the Alicyclobacillus fastidiosus genome:
- a CDS encoding M23 family metallopeptidase yields the protein MRISTGYGVTDAAHTDHIHQGIDFAVPAGTPVHSFEPGVVVNVTHEGTQGFGNAVWVKFQDGYTAVFGHLQTVSVRVGDKVQPDEVIATVGSTGHSTGPHLHLGIRDQIGHWVDPNAYLHQVHDPVVVKVGGDTISHLQAASDQWKDQVETWGQQLFGIPKDLWDAGTPHAHVIDPQNAITQALFEVFKEIGKALLHLAPGLLLVVCCGAILGAMIGSLKCRSIAGVSVLGTIIAKVMDNYAGG from the coding sequence ATGAGAATTAGCACTGGATACGGCGTCACCGACGCAGCACATACGGACCACATCCATCAGGGAATTGATTTCGCGGTGCCAGCAGGAACGCCCGTTCATTCATTCGAGCCTGGCGTCGTGGTAAATGTAACGCATGAAGGCACGCAAGGATTCGGGAACGCCGTCTGGGTGAAGTTCCAGGACGGTTACACCGCAGTGTTTGGGCACTTGCAAACGGTCAGCGTCCGCGTTGGTGACAAAGTTCAACCCGACGAAGTGATCGCCACGGTTGGCAGTACCGGGCACAGCACAGGCCCGCACCTGCATCTCGGAATACGTGACCAGATAGGGCATTGGGTGGATCCGAACGCGTATCTCCACCAAGTACACGACCCCGTGGTGGTAAAGGTAGGCGGCGACACCATAAGCCACCTTCAAGCGGCGTCTGACCAGTGGAAAGACCAGGTGGAGACGTGGGGACAACAATTGTTCGGGATTCCTAAGGACTTGTGGGATGCTGGAACACCTCACGCACATGTCATAGATCCTCAAAACGCGATAACACAGGCCTTATTCGAGGTGTTCAAGGAGATCGGCAAAGCACTCCTGCATCTTGCTCCCGGATTATTGCTCGTCGTGTGTTGCGGGGCTATCCTTGGGGCCATGATTGGCAGTCTGAAATGCCGCAGCATAGCCGGGGTATCGGTCCTGGGAACTATCATTGCGAAGGTGATGGATAACTATGCCGGAGGTTAA
- a CDS encoding SIR2 family protein — MSDIATIFSNIRQSGRLPILFVGSGISKRYTTNDYNWRQLLIRCISEYEEEPLKKYLSYETQALRETNSVEMTEEVYTRIGSKVEYDFNMAVYAGEIDMDVSEENNVSPLKRFISETLSQYSIKVELSSEIELLKELHEKMLTVVTTNYDSFLEDHIFTSHRAVIGAPIFLGSEIGTLVKMHGCVTAPESITLTREDYLRLDRRSRVLVGKLIHLFTENPVIFLGYSLTDASIQKLLADIYGCVESSLDFRRLKERLIFVEYDEEQSEPDVGEFVKNVDGRSIHLTRIRLSDYTILLEHMAQMDRITKLKEVFWLKNLVSDLVINYQGNKTKIIQLSDDEDGYSGDEVVVAIGKEKDMPSPLQDKGLAGLEGKDFYRDIVFDDMPAVKSKSNLLGVLVTLAKRNSNVLPVHKYLKGFDGEVDTKLKAIQSKEPKDVLNKTIEKDFSRFEEFIGEHPEISMEEIYKSDIPNVRKSNFLVLKAAFRAETQELRGFLEQHFDDIPKITGSTTNLRKMILLLDMKENKTQQGTA, encoded by the coding sequence ATGAGCGATATCGCGACAATCTTCTCTAACATTCGTCAATCAGGGCGGTTACCAATACTGTTTGTGGGGTCGGGGATTTCCAAACGGTATACAACAAACGATTACAACTGGAGACAACTCCTAATTAGATGTATAAGCGAGTATGAAGAGGAACCATTAAAGAAGTATTTGAGTTACGAAACACAGGCTTTGAGAGAGACAAATAGCGTTGAAATGACAGAAGAAGTATATACACGCATCGGTTCTAAGGTTGAGTATGACTTCAATATGGCGGTGTATGCCGGAGAGATTGATATGGACGTTTCGGAAGAAAATAACGTATCGCCACTGAAGAGATTTATATCGGAAACACTGAGCCAATATTCAATCAAGGTGGAGTTGAGCTCTGAAATAGAACTTCTCAAAGAATTACACGAGAAGATGCTGACCGTTGTGACAACTAATTATGATTCTTTTTTAGAGGATCATATCTTTACATCCCACAGAGCAGTTATCGGAGCGCCTATTTTTTTGGGAAGTGAAATTGGTACTCTGGTTAAAATGCATGGTTGTGTAACAGCTCCGGAATCAATAACTCTGACACGCGAAGACTATCTCAGGTTAGATCGTCGAAGCAGAGTCTTGGTGGGGAAGCTTATACATTTATTCACGGAAAATCCTGTGATTTTTTTGGGGTATTCCCTGACAGACGCCAGTATTCAAAAGTTACTCGCAGACATTTATGGCTGTGTCGAGTCGTCTTTGGACTTTAGACGTTTAAAGGAACGACTCATTTTTGTCGAATACGACGAGGAGCAGTCCGAACCAGACGTTGGGGAATTTGTGAAAAACGTTGATGGTCGAAGTATTCATCTGACTAGGATTCGTTTGTCGGATTACACCATCTTGCTTGAGCATATGGCACAAATGGATAGGATAACCAAGCTTAAGGAAGTATTTTGGTTGAAGAATTTAGTTTCGGACTTAGTTATAAACTACCAGGGAAACAAAACAAAGATTATTCAACTGAGCGATGATGAAGATGGTTATTCTGGTGATGAAGTCGTGGTTGCAATTGGGAAGGAAAAAGATATGCCATCACCCTTGCAGGATAAGGGACTTGCAGGGTTGGAAGGAAAAGATTTCTATCGGGATATTGTTTTTGACGATATGCCCGCTGTTAAATCCAAGAGTAATTTGTTGGGGGTTTTAGTGACCTTAGCGAAGAGAAATAGCAATGTCCTACCAGTGCACAAGTATTTAAAGGGATTTGACGGTGAAGTCGATACAAAGCTTAAAGCAATCCAGAGTAAAGAACCAAAGGATGTTTTAAATAAAACGATCGAAAAGGATTTTTCCAGATTTGAGGAGTTCATTGGTGAACACCCAGAAATCAGCATGGAGGAGATTTATAAATCAGATATACCAAATGTTAGGAAATCTAATTTTTTAGTTCTTAAAGCTGCATTCAGAGCTGAAACCCAGGAACTAAGGGGATTTTTAGAACAACATTTCGATGACATCCCTAAAATCACTGGTAGCACTACAAATTTGAGAAAGATGATTTTACTTTTGGATATGAAGGAGAACAAAACACAACAGGGCACCGCGTAG
- a CDS encoding DUF2190 family protein, with product MAGQVSILDNTFVVAAAVTNGVTRYQAVVSDGTDNELSLPGAVNAGKFLGITQESQVAGMPCNVRMLGTTFAIASGAIAAGDDLITAATPGQVASVQTTGQTTPNIIGKALSSATAAGDQFLMLVKA from the coding sequence ATGGCTGGACAAGTTTCTATTCTGGATAACACGTTTGTTGTGGCGGCTGCAGTGACAAACGGCGTCACTCGATATCAAGCTGTCGTTTCTGATGGAACCGACAACGAATTATCTCTTCCGGGAGCGGTGAATGCCGGGAAGTTCCTTGGCATTACTCAAGAATCACAAGTCGCAGGTATGCCTTGTAACGTGCGAATGCTTGGAACAACGTTTGCTATTGCTTCAGGCGCAATCGCTGCTGGCGATGACCTCATCACGGCTGCTACACCAGGGCAAGTGGCGAGTGTTCAAACGACAGGGCAAACAACGCCGAACATCATCGGTAAGGCACTATCGTCTGCTACCGCTGCAGGCGACCAGTTTCTAATGCTCGTCAAGGCGTAA
- a CDS encoding GH25 family lysozyme, which translates to MTIKVLDVSNYQPTVDWSEVKASGVSAVYAKSTEGVTLNDSTFASHVQGAQSAGLPVGAYHFAHPESNDPTAEAKHFVSILQQTSTDLMPVLDLESPTSAGPLTGAQIVAWVRTFVNYVEAQTGRKAMLYTGPWYANMFDLSGLGDIPLWVSVYGVSAPSQFADWTSYLMWQYTDTATVSGISGNVDMSYAPSVAALQGNYTEGDLTPMSNPTVQLNSTGAAVETLQKDLNTLGANPVLTVDGDFGAGTQTAVKAFQSAHGLTVDGVVGPATWAAIEAALQSKTTPSPSPTPTPSPTPAPTTVQATLMKAQVNGVEVDAYAIDGVTYVNWSSIPGVKATKTSAGEWNFVTSSVDEKPVSVTLTYADGSTQTSTF; encoded by the coding sequence ATGACGATAAAAGTCCTGGACGTGTCCAATTACCAGCCCACAGTCGATTGGTCGGAAGTCAAGGCGTCCGGTGTCTCAGCCGTTTACGCGAAGTCCACGGAGGGTGTGACCTTAAACGACTCGACGTTTGCATCACACGTACAAGGCGCCCAATCGGCAGGATTGCCAGTGGGCGCCTATCATTTTGCCCATCCAGAGTCTAACGACCCGACGGCCGAGGCGAAGCATTTCGTCTCTATCCTCCAACAGACGTCTACTGACCTAATGCCGGTGCTTGACCTCGAGTCTCCGACAAGTGCAGGGCCCCTCACAGGTGCGCAAATCGTGGCGTGGGTACGAACGTTCGTCAACTACGTAGAGGCGCAGACAGGTCGTAAGGCAATGCTTTACACCGGACCATGGTACGCGAATATGTTCGACCTATCTGGTCTCGGGGATATCCCGCTATGGGTATCAGTCTATGGCGTCTCTGCACCCTCTCAGTTCGCCGACTGGACGTCTTACCTGATGTGGCAATACACAGATACGGCAACGGTGAGTGGCATCTCCGGGAATGTCGACATGAGCTATGCTCCCTCTGTCGCCGCGCTCCAAGGAAACTACACGGAAGGAGACCTGACACCCATGAGCAACCCAACCGTACAGCTGAATTCTACGGGTGCCGCCGTCGAAACGCTTCAGAAAGACCTGAACACGCTCGGGGCTAATCCAGTGCTGACTGTGGATGGCGATTTCGGAGCGGGTACGCAGACAGCGGTAAAGGCGTTTCAGTCAGCGCATGGGCTAACCGTGGATGGTGTAGTCGGTCCCGCGACATGGGCGGCAATCGAGGCCGCACTCCAATCCAAGACAACGCCATCTCCTTCGCCGACGCCTACTCCATCACCGACACCCGCTCCAACTACTGTCCAAGCCACCCTGATGAAAGCGCAGGTGAACGGTGTCGAGGTTGACGCGTACGCCATCGACGGTGTGACGTATGTAAACTGGTCATCCATCCCAGGTGTCAAAGCCACGAAGACATCTGCGGGCGAGTGGAACTTTGTAACCAGCTCCGTTGACGAGAAACCTGTTTCCGTCACGTTGACATATGCAGACGGCTCTACTCAGACAAGCACATTTTGA
- a CDS encoding hemolysin XhlA family protein, with protein MDNEQVPKWAVDMIERLARIETTLQQSSKTDEIAVSADSRSKENERRLNKLEESHTWLWRTVGASVITGAVAVIVDFATRIH; from the coding sequence GTGGACAATGAACAAGTCCCAAAATGGGCGGTAGACATGATAGAGCGACTCGCTCGCATTGAAACAACACTGCAGCAAAGCAGCAAGACCGATGAGATCGCAGTCTCAGCTGATAGTCGGTCTAAGGAGAACGAGCGGCGTCTAAACAAGCTCGAGGAAAGCCATACATGGCTGTGGCGTACCGTCGGTGCGTCAGTCATCACTGGCGCCGTGGCCGTCATCGTGGATTTCGCTACTCGAATACACTGA
- a CDS encoding phage virion morphogenesis protein yields the protein MADHSIKVVVDLVGERALESLFDHVEHIPDDWRDPFEKMAEDFWDQNKETFDAEGPGWKPLAQSTKWDRVYKGFPVAPILVRTGALRDSLTGGFAKDSIFEVFPTRMEIGTSTPYAMYHQTGNLKGKYPPGTHPPKRSPVVITSALQKKWDQRLVDWLRDEINYQG from the coding sequence ATGGCAGACCATAGCATCAAAGTCGTCGTTGACCTTGTCGGGGAGCGTGCCCTCGAGTCGCTATTCGACCATGTCGAACACATCCCTGACGATTGGCGTGACCCATTTGAGAAGATGGCCGAGGATTTTTGGGACCAAAACAAGGAAACCTTTGATGCGGAAGGGCCGGGGTGGAAGCCCCTTGCCCAAAGTACCAAGTGGGACCGGGTATATAAAGGGTTTCCCGTTGCACCGATCCTTGTGCGAACAGGTGCTCTCAGAGACTCTCTTACAGGCGGATTTGCTAAGGACTCCATTTTCGAGGTGTTCCCAACTCGAATGGAGATCGGCACAAGCACACCGTATGCCATGTATCACCAGACTGGCAACCTGAAGGGGAAATATCCACCAGGAACCCATCCGCCCAAACGCTCTCCTGTAGTTATCACATCTGCTCTGCAAAAGAAGTGGGATCAACGCCTAGTCGACTGGCTGCGTGATGAAATCAACTACCAGGGGTGA
- a CDS encoding phage protease → MTFMSEILLAESAGDSWIQIMKTGKWQHPQYGPMEITQDDLQKFKENFDNNVRGIKLFVDVNHDNDHAAVGEFKELRVEPGKLMAKVGWTANGADLIKSGKYRYFSPEFAFSYKDPESGKEFKDVLLGGGITNRPFLKGMDPIELSEDQSYGTVWFSEKEYDPDGDGDNDATTNPQENHDWMLDVLAGITPWPHDEQQQAQLRKVGATRQSCDAAYRIRQKQLRAQGQETYSQAASGGDKQEPTKPDNKPSAMSEAEFTRVVLMLAEHEVKNAHKSPPKGKPQDRSQYADSDNYKYPIDKDHIQAAVDYFNQDGQQKSGGYSDEEWAKIGRRIANAANKLIGKGHAFKDGKIATNVEMDEDPNPDDAPSCPNNTDDVDAGQFSEPASHTQSILGGGSMTTQPQNPQGSAAQGGTGAISLAEYNALQQEVRVLKEANRRSRLSETVNGFMFNESTKTGKILPAQRDNVIDLMMGMNDDQVAKFSEFINGLPDAIQFNQETGTGNAGQPKRREALVEEKAAVLMSEKGMDLRAALIEADALVPREIGR, encoded by the coding sequence CAAGTTGTTTGTCGACGTGAATCACGACAACGATCACGCGGCGGTTGGCGAGTTTAAAGAGCTCCGTGTCGAGCCAGGAAAGTTGATGGCGAAAGTTGGATGGACGGCGAACGGCGCCGATCTCATTAAGTCGGGTAAGTATCGGTACTTCTCGCCCGAGTTCGCTTTCAGCTACAAAGATCCCGAGAGCGGCAAGGAGTTCAAGGACGTCCTTCTAGGTGGAGGTATCACTAATCGCCCGTTCCTCAAAGGAATGGACCCGATTGAGCTTAGCGAAGACCAGTCTTACGGTACCGTGTGGTTTTCCGAAAAGGAGTACGACCCGGATGGGGATGGCGACAATGACGCCACGACCAATCCGCAGGAGAACCACGATTGGATGCTCGACGTGCTGGCCGGAATTACGCCATGGCCGCATGACGAACAGCAGCAGGCCCAATTACGCAAGGTAGGAGCCACCCGGCAGTCCTGCGACGCGGCCTACCGCATCCGTCAGAAGCAACTGAGGGCACAAGGGCAGGAGACGTATTCGCAGGCGGCCTCTGGCGGTGATAAACAAGAACCGACCAAGCCGGATAACAAACCATCGGCAATGTCCGAAGCGGAGTTCACTCGGGTCGTCCTGATGTTGGCAGAGCATGAGGTGAAGAACGCTCACAAGTCACCACCGAAGGGGAAACCGCAGGACAGGAGCCAATATGCTGACTCTGACAACTACAAGTACCCCATTGATAAAGACCACATTCAGGCGGCAGTAGACTATTTCAACCAGGATGGCCAACAGAAATCAGGCGGCTATAGCGATGAAGAGTGGGCCAAAATCGGCCGGCGCATCGCTAATGCGGCCAACAAGCTCATCGGTAAGGGGCACGCCTTTAAAGACGGCAAGATTGCAACCAACGTCGAGATGGATGAAGACCCCAATCCAGATGACGCACCTAGTTGTCCAAACAACACAGATGATGTTGACGCGGGCCAGTTTTCTGAGCCTGCATCACATACACAATCCATTCTTGGAGGTGGCAGTATGACCACGCAACCGCAAAACCCGCAAGGCAGTGCAGCGCAAGGTGGCACAGGGGCAATTTCACTCGCAGAGTACAACGCGCTTCAACAGGAAGTGCGCGTCCTTAAAGAGGCAAACCGTCGTTCTCGTCTATCCGAAACTGTCAATGGATTCATGTTCAACGAATCCACCAAGACAGGCAAAATTCTCCCTGCTCAACGGGATAACGTCATTGACCTCATGATGGGGATGAATGACGACCAGGTGGCAAAGTTCAGTGAGTTCATCAACGGGCTACCTGATGCTATCCAGTTCAATCAAGAGACAGGGACAGGTAACGCAGGTCAGCCAAAGCGTCGCGAAGCGCTGGTTGAGGAGAAAGCCGCTGTGCTGATGAGCGAGAAAGGCATGGATCTTCGCGCGGCGCTCATCGAGGCAGACGCCCTCGTCCCTCGTGAAATCGGTCGATAA
- a CDS encoding helix-turn-helix domain-containing protein — protein sequence MATKLKVKMVERDYTQGSLADAVGISNTSMSQIVREKTVPNLILAMKIAKKLDSTVEELWGHLLED from the coding sequence ATGGCTACGAAATTGAAGGTCAAAATGGTCGAACGCGACTACACACAAGGTTCATTGGCCGATGCAGTGGGGATAAGCAATACGTCAATGAGTCAGATTGTTCGCGAAAAGACTGTTCCGAATCTGATTTTGGCGATGAAAATAGCAAAGAAATTGGATAGCACTGTCGAAGAACTTTGGGGTCACTTATTGGAGGATTGA